The Cyanobacterium sp. T60_A2020_053 genomic sequence GTCATGTAGAAGGTACTGTTCAAACCATACAACAGTTATTATCTCCTAAGTGGGAAATTAACGATTGCGCGCGCTGTCAAATGCCTGTGCCAATTATTGAAGTTGGTATTCAAGACTCTGATTGCGTTTGTAGTGACTTGGAGAATTGGCCTAATAATGAAATTCCCTACCCCCGCGCACCTATCGATAATTCTCAGGCTCTTACAAAAATTCACTCTCGTCTTAACCGTCATCGAGTATAAACATAAGCCAGTTTCCATTTAAGTCGTTACAGTAAAGGTAGGCAAAAGGCAACAGTTAAACATTTAAAAAAATAATAATTTGTTGTAGTTTTTTAGTGTTGAACTGAGAAAAAGTAAAGTTATAATGAAAATAGCATTAGCTATGATTATTTTTTCCTATTATGAAAATTCTTTGCACACGTCCTTATTGTAATCATCCGACTAATCATTCTCAAGAATTAAATAATCAGTCTTTATTGAAAACAGTACAGCAAAAATATTGCATTAGTTGCGGAATGCCTTTAATTTTAGCTGGGCGTTATTTGCCGATACAGCTATTAGGAAAAGGAGGTTTTGGAGCCGCATATTTAGCTATTGATCGTTACAGTCCAACTTTGCGTAAGTGTGTAGTTAAGCAGTTTCAGCCGGAAGGACAACTAAGGGAGGCTGAATTAAAATTAGCTCAAGAATTATTTGAAAGAGAGGCTTTTGTTTTAGAACAGTTAGGTAATAAACATCCTCAAATACCAGATTTATTTGCTTATTTTCCTTTATTAGTAAACCAAAATAATTCTCATCAAAATAACGTAAAAGAAAGCTATTTTTATTTAGTGCAAGAGTTTATTGACGGTGAAGATTTAGAGCAAGAATTATTACGGAAGGGTGCCTTTTCGGAAGAAGAAGTCACAGTAATTTTACAAGAAATACTAAAAATTTTAATATTTGTTCATGATAATAATTCTATTCACCGAGATATTAAACCTTCTAATATTATGCGCACTAAAGAAGGTATTTTATATTTATTGGATTTTGGCGCGGTAAAATTAGTAACCAGTAATGCTAATCCTGCCCAAAAATCAACAGGAATTTATTCTATGGGTTTTGCCCCACCTGAGCAAATGACGGGCGCTGAAGTTTTTCCTTCCACTGATTTATATGCTTTGGCTGTGACTTGTGTGAATTTGCTGACGGGAAAACCAATAACTGAATTATATGACCCTTATACTAACACATGGAAATGGCGAGAATATGCCCCGGTAGGGGATCGTCTCTGGTTAACCTTAG encodes the following:
- a CDS encoding serine/threonine protein kinase, whose protein sequence is MKILCTRPYCNHPTNHSQELNNQSLLKTVQQKYCISCGMPLILAGRYLPIQLLGKGGFGAAYLAIDRYSPTLRKCVVKQFQPEGQLREAELKLAQELFEREAFVLEQLGNKHPQIPDLFAYFPLLVNQNNSHQNNVKESYFYLVQEFIDGEDLEQELLRKGAFSEEEVTVILQEILKILIFVHDNNSIHRDIKPSNIMRTKEGILYLLDFGAVKLVTSNANPAQKSTGIYSMGFAPPEQMTGAEVFPSTDLYALAVTCVNLLTGKPITELYDPYTNTWKWREYAPVGDRLWLTLEKMLQHNPTKRFTSAQEALRIIDPESRNKPINSNPISSPSPSSLSPSPSSLSTSSSPASPISPASPASPASPISPSEIPPLPLAHILRGAGFVGFEGSLLIIALNSALPFLSFPLVIGIWGGITGLIIYLLYKKFLEKWDLLIFGLVTVALVYFFPFLHSYLLINYQFNQITIIIIPLIIALGITAVTSVGLIIFQLLRCFLK